The Nitrospirales bacterium genome includes a window with the following:
- the sucC gene encoding ADP-forming succinate--CoA ligase subunit beta, whose product MNIHEFQAKQLFAQFGVTVPKGKEIKNARAAEKWAATLDTPVYVVKAQIHAGGRGKAGGVKITKNKDEVPGLASELIGKTLVTHQTGPKGRKVRRLLIEEGAGIDKELYLSLLVDRETGCPTFIASTEGGMEIEEVAEKTPEKVLKEPIDPAVGFQAHNGRNLGFGLGLPTLEPAVIKPFFQMLENLYRLFMEKNASLVEINPLVITTDKRLIALDGKVSFDDNALYKHPDVQKLRDLHEEEPMEIEAGKHNLNYVKLDGNIGCMVNGAGLAMATMDVIKLAGSEPANFLDVGGGATKETVAAGFRILLKDKKVKGIFVNIFGGIVRCERIANGVIDAAKEVGIKLPVVVRLQGTNAEEGRALLAESGLKVEVATDLWEAAQKIVALCGKEKKS is encoded by the coding sequence ATGAACATCCATGAATTTCAAGCGAAACAACTCTTTGCTCAATTTGGCGTGACCGTGCCAAAAGGGAAAGAAATAAAAAATGCCCGCGCAGCAGAAAAATGGGCGGCAACGTTAGACACACCAGTGTATGTCGTCAAGGCCCAGATTCATGCGGGGGGACGCGGAAAAGCCGGTGGCGTGAAGATCACCAAAAATAAAGATGAGGTGCCTGGTCTTGCGTCTGAGTTGATTGGCAAGACGCTGGTGACCCATCAGACCGGTCCAAAAGGCCGCAAAGTGAGACGGTTGTTAATCGAAGAAGGAGCGGGTATCGACAAGGAGCTCTACCTCAGTCTCTTGGTGGATCGTGAGACTGGGTGTCCGACGTTTATCGCCAGCACAGAAGGTGGGATGGAGATTGAAGAGGTTGCGGAAAAAACGCCGGAAAAAGTGCTGAAAGAACCAATCGATCCGGCAGTGGGTTTTCAAGCGCACAATGGACGAAACTTAGGGTTCGGACTTGGGTTACCCACATTAGAGCCGGCCGTGATTAAACCGTTCTTCCAAATGTTGGAGAATCTCTATCGCCTATTCATGGAGAAAAATGCTTCGCTCGTGGAAATCAACCCACTGGTTATCACCACGGATAAGCGGCTCATCGCGTTGGATGGGAAGGTGTCGTTCGATGATAATGCCCTGTACAAACATCCTGATGTGCAAAAATTGCGTGATCTTCATGAAGAAGAGCCCATGGAAATCGAAGCCGGTAAGCACAATCTGAATTATGTCAAGCTCGACGGCAATATTGGTTGTATGGTCAATGGCGCTGGACTCGCGATGGCGACGATGGATGTGATCAAGCTGGCCGGTTCGGAGCCTGCCAATTTTCTCGATGTCGGTGGTGGCGCGACGAAAGAAACAGTTGCCGCGGGATTTCGGATCCTCTTAAAAGATAAAAAAGTCAAAGGCATTTTTGTGAACATATTTGGCGGGATCGTGCGTTGTGAGCGAATCGCGAATGGTGTGATCGACGCGGCGAAGGAAGTCGGCATTAAGCTGCCGGTTGTCGTGCGGCTCCAAGGGACCAACGCTGAAGAAGGCAGGGCACTGCTGGCAGAATCCGGGTTGAAGGTCGAAGTGGCGACTGACTTATGGGAGGCGGCGCAGAAAATCGTGGCATTATGTGGCAAGGAAAAGAAATCATAA
- a CDS encoding STAS domain-containing protein — MERLQDDVLILVISGKVNFYSRKVFQAVIRNASATSAQHIIINMKDVTSMDSAALGFLALAHLSLVGKNIGLSLVAPPKPIKDMLEQMNFTKFIPTYETEKQVLCERAFVLGNQS; from the coding sequence ATGGAGCGATTGCAAGACGACGTGTTGATCCTGGTGATTTCAGGGAAGGTCAACTTCTATTCGCGCAAAGTATTTCAGGCGGTGATTAGAAATGCGAGCGCGACCAGCGCTCAGCATATCATTATCAACATGAAAGATGTGACGAGTATGGATAGCGCAGCCTTGGGTTTTCTTGCGTTGGCCCATCTGAGTCTTGTCGGAAAAAACATTGGCCTGAGTCTGGTCGCTCCTCCCAAGCCCATTAAGGATATGTTGGAGCAGATGAATTTCACCAAGTTCATTCCGACGTACGAGACCGAAAAGCAAGTGTTGTGTGAGCGAGCCTTCGTTTTAGGCAATCAATCGTAA
- the sucD gene encoding succinate--CoA ligase subunit alpha, with protein MSILVDKNTRVVVQGITGKEGSFHATQCKAYGTKVVAGVTPGKAGQEVEGIPVFNTVRDAVKNTDATTSLIFVPPPFAADAILEAMEAGIWLIICISEGIPVNDMVKVKRALEGHATRLIGPNCPGIITADECKIGIMPGFIHKKGKVGVISRSGTLTYEAVNQLTNLGLGETTCVGIGGDPIIGTGYIDLLHMFEEDDETEAVVMIGEIGGDAEDQAAEYIKGNVTKPVISFIAGITAPPGRRMGHAGAIITGGKGTAAEKMANLEAAGVHVVRNPAEIGQAVKSALGA; from the coding sequence ATGAGCATTCTGGTCGATAAGAACACAAGAGTGGTGGTGCAGGGAATCACGGGAAAGGAAGGATCATTCCACGCGACTCAATGCAAAGCGTATGGAACGAAGGTTGTGGCCGGTGTGACGCCCGGCAAGGCTGGCCAGGAAGTCGAAGGGATTCCAGTTTTTAATACGGTACGTGACGCCGTCAAGAACACGGATGCGACAACCTCTTTGATTTTCGTTCCACCGCCATTCGCGGCCGATGCCATTCTTGAAGCAATGGAAGCTGGAATCTGGCTAATCATTTGTATATCAGAAGGGATTCCTGTCAATGATATGGTGAAGGTCAAACGGGCGCTCGAAGGACATGCCACTCGTCTGATCGGACCGAATTGCCCAGGGATTATCACCGCCGATGAATGTAAGATTGGCATCATGCCGGGCTTTATCCATAAGAAAGGCAAAGTCGGAGTCATCTCAAGAAGTGGCACTTTAACCTATGAGGCAGTGAATCAGCTCACGAATCTCGGTCTCGGTGAAACCACGTGCGTAGGGATTGGCGGCGATCCGATCATCGGGACAGGCTATATCGATCTCCTGCATATGTTCGAAGAAGATGATGAAACTGAAGCAGTCGTGATGATTGGCGAAATCGGGGGAGATGCCGAAGATCAGGCTGCGGAATACATCAAGGGCAATGTGACCAAACCCGTAATCAGCTTTATTGCGGGAATCACGGCACCACCAGGTCGGCGCATGGGCCATGCCGGAGCGATTATCACTGGCGGTAAAGGCACAGCCGCAGAAAAAATGGCCAATCTCGAGGCGGCCGGCGTCCATGTGGTTCGAAACCCAGCAGAAATCGGCCAGGCGGTCAAGAGCGCTTTAGGCGCGTGA